AATAGAACATATTCTCAAGCCTGTACATCCAGAAATATTGTTTAGCGCCTCTCTAAGTTTATTCCATTGGTTACATTCAAGTTTACCGAAATCCCCTGGTGTTATACCATTCAGATTTCCTACTCTTGTCCACTCTTCATTGCCATTACTACTACCAGTAGGCTTTTGGTACCATTCATTTGTTCCATTATTTCCATCCCCTTCCACATAGATTAGTACCGGATTCTGTTTGCAGTATAATGCATATACACTAACTGAGCTTGTGATAGGGAACTGTAGTTCATTACTAGAAgttatacgtcttctatTAGCATGAGTATTAGTATCAGTATTACCAAGATAGTACCTTATCTTTGCAACTCTGGACCCACCAGAAATaatctcatgtttgtaACAGTCGGCACTGTTATGACCCCGTGTACAACGAACTTTTACTTTCTCAACGGAGACCCTCTTTCCACCATTATGACTACCACTGCAACAGTATGTGTTCCTACCACTCCTAACGACATTTTGCTCAGAAAGAGTGCTAGAATTATGAAATGTTAGATTTAGggtaactgcattattaTGTTGGCAGTTAAGATCATCTAGTTTCTGTTCCAGTTCCTTACCGGTGAGTTTATCATGTTGATGGGTTTCTTTTCCAGAAAGTGGACTCCAGCTAGTACCACCTCCTTTGCTGGATCTGTAGATATACTGTCCCCCCTTAAGTACCTCTGCCAAAAGAGGTTGATTGTGGCTACCGTCCCCGAACCAGTACCATACTGCCAGATACTGAATATCATCACCAGTGTTAGCTCCTATATCTAAAACTGGAGTACCTCCaa
Above is a genomic segment from Theileria equi strain WA chromosome 4 map unlocalized gcontig_1105316255041, whole genome shotgun sequence containing:
- a CDS encoding hypothetical protein (encoded by transcript BEWA_050670A) produces the protein MSAQSGVTINIREKPPEDQKETTYPPGSGSVKVTREEDPLGSGFLKFTHSPSSGNTFRVENVLFGGTPVLDIGANTGDDIQYLAVWYWFGDGSHNQPLLAEVLKGGQYIYRSSKGGGTSWSPLSGKETHQHDKLTGKELEQKLDDLNCQHNNAVTLNLTFHNSSTLSEQNVVRSGRNTYCCSGSHNGGKRVSVEKVKVRCTRGHNSADCYKHEIISGGSRVAKIRYYLGNTDTNTHANRRRITSSNELQFPITSSVSVYALYCKQNPVLIYVEGDGNNGTNEWYQKPTGSSNGNEEWTRVGNLNGITPGDFGKLECNQWNKLREALNNISGCTGLRICSIPPPPPPPPLPGGAGPIEPSGSGATGGDPIAGLLGKLLGRFTSRAIGIVSDKELLGNLADIGKIGLDIAGTVGKDTIEATAELTKETLKKVTATSTTTTTDHTPEALKTEPQPALPGESTPTIPSTPLSPAGSTTPSPPPHNASQGQEATSEPIVQVPLAAGMTLGSILGTSSGTLAGAGGLTGFGWWMFKRSRGDPWVRQI